From a region of the Marasmius oreades isolate 03SP1 chromosome 7, whole genome shotgun sequence genome:
- a CDS encoding uncharacterized protein (BUSCO:EOG09264DJ8), with amino-acid sequence MPPKKQQQASSSKIKDDKTFGMKNKNKSAKVQKEVQRIQQQQQNAGKSRAVLEKEKEKEMREKAKAEEEKRKKEDAALIKPVVAQKVPFGVDPKTILCAYFKAGQCDKGSKCKFSHDPDVGRKVEKKNLYADSREEKMADTMDQWDEEKLRSVVSSKHGNPRTTTDIVCKHFIEAIETQKFGWFWECPNSDNCQYRHALPPGFVLKSQKKALDEAAKANTISLEEFLEVERHKLGSNLTPVTPETFAKWKQTRMNKKQAEDEALRKTKDVQHAAGKNTGMSGRDLFQYNPEWFEDEEDDGEDDWDLAKYRREQEEESLAVEEKRVADLALHDGEYHENGA; translated from the exons ATGCCTCCAAAAAAGCAACAACAGGCTAGTTCTTCCAAAATCAAGGACGACAAG ACATTTGGCATGAAAAAC AAAAACAAATCTGCCAAGGTTCAGAAGGAAGTACAACGTATccaacaacagcaacagaATGCCGGAAAGTCGAGAGCTGtgctggagaaggagaaagagaaagagatgcgTGAAAAAGCCAAGGCAGAAGAGGAAAAGCGGAAGAAGGAAGACGCTGCGTTGATTAAGCCGGTCGTGGCTCAGAAGGTTCCCTTTGGGGTGGATCCCAAAACGATCTTGTGCGCGTACTTTAAGGCGGGACAGTGCGACAAGGGCAGCAAGTGCAAGTTCAGTCATGATCCGGATGTGGGTAGAAAAGTCGaaaagaaaaacctgtaCGCAGATAGTCGGGAGGAAAAAATGGCTG ATACCATGGATCAATGGGACGAGGAGAAACTCCGTAGTGTTGTTTCATCGAAACATGGGAATCCACGGACAACAACAGAT ATCGTGTGCAAACATTTCATAGAGGCTATTGAAACCCAAAA GTTTGGCTGGTTTTGGGAATGTCCAAACAGCGATAACTGTCAATATCGGCACGCCCTTCCACCCGGATTCGTCCTCAAATCGCAGAAGAAAGCACTAGACGAAGCCGCTAAGGCAAACACAATTAGTCTAGAAGAATTCCTTGAAGTTGAG CGTCACAAACTAGGATCTAACTTGACCCCGGTGACTCCCGAAACCTTTGCCAAATGGAAGCAGACACGAATGAATAAGAAACAAGCAGAGGATGAAGCACTTCGCAAGACCAAGGATGTTCAACACGCTGCAGGGAAGAATACGGGTATGAGCGGAAGAGACTTG TTCCAATATAACCCTGAATGGTTcgaggacgaagaagacgatgGCGAAGACGATTGGGACTTGGCCAAGTACAGAAGAGAGCAGGAAGAGGAGTCCTTGGCTGTTGAGGAGAAGCGTGTAGCAGATTTGGCCTTGCATGACGGCGAATACCACGAAAACGGTGCTTAA